Genomic DNA from Candidatus Krumholzibacteriia bacterium:
TTCCGGAACGCCGCGAGAGCCAGCCGTTCTCCGGGCACTACCGCGTTCACCCCCATCAGATCGTAGATCTTCCCGGCTCTGTGGATGAGCGGTTTGGGGCCGAGGATCCAGCCGGCGCGCAGGCCGTCGAGACCGTACGCCTTGGTCAGGCTGTTCGTGACCAGGACATTGGAGCCCGCGTGCACGGAGGAAGCAGCCTCGCGCCCGAAGAGACACTCGAGGTAGACCTCGTCCACGAGTAGGAAGGCCCCGACGCGGCCCAGCAAGCGCGCCATGCTGCGGAGCACCGCTGGCTCGATCCGCATCCCCGATGGATTGTGCAGGTTGGAGACGATGGCGAGACGTGTGCGCCGGTTCACCAGGCGGGCGAAGAGCTCGAGATCGATGCCCCAACCATCCTGGTAGCGGCGCTCCAACCGTCGGATCCGACAGTCGAGGGTCTCGGGGATGCGTCGCAGTTGCTCGTAGGTCGGGCGCTCGACGATGACCTCGGGATGCGGCCCCGCGTCGGCGATGGCGGCGGCGCAGGCGACGAAGTTCGCCAGACTCGTGCCGCCCGGCAGAGCGAGGACGCGATCCACACCCACGCTGTAGCGCTTCCCGAGCGCTTCCAGGAGCGGCGCATAGCCGTAGTACGCCAGGGTTTGTCCTCCGTCCGGCAAGGGGTGGTTCGGGACGCAGTCGCGGGCCGAGAGACGGAGGAGGGACGCCGGGCACGGGTCCATGCCGCTCCGCGCCAGATTGATCCTGGCCTTGGGCAGCGTCTTGGCCCAGGTCATGTAGGCGACTTCGGGAAAGTGCATCGTTTTCACACCGCCTCGCGCGTTCTGTGGCGTCGGCGCTGGCGTGCGACCAAGGCGTAGCCGCCACCGGCAGCAGCGAGAATGGCCGAGCCGACCAGGGACTGCAGCGTGTAGGCGAAAAAGCTGTTCACCACGATCCCGGCGGCGGCGAGAAGAAAGAGCAATGTCGTCACCGGATGGCCGGGCATCGCCACCAGCCCCGGCGGCGACGGATCGCGTCGGCGCAGGCGGAAGAGTGCGCCTACGGTGAGACCGAAGAAGAGCCAGTCCGCGAACACCACGAAGGAGAGGAGTTCGTCGTAGGTGTTCGTGGCGAGCAAGGCGATGGAAACGGCGGCCTGGAACCACAGGGTGAAGGCGGGGGTGCGGAAGCGCGGATGCAAGCCGGCGGCCCGCTGCAGGAAGAGACCGTCCCGGGCCATGGCGTAATAGAGACGCGGGGCGGTGAGAACGATCACCGAGAGGAAGCCGAGGCTCGAGGCCAGGATCAACGCCGCCACCAACCGGCCGCCCGCTGCCCCGGCGATCGTGCGCGCCATCTCGAAGGCCACCGCCGGCGAGGCGGCGATCTGCTCCGGAGCGAGGACGCGCAGGTAGGCGAGGTTGAGGGCGACGTACAGCGCCACCACGAGGATCACACCGAGCACGTTCGCCCGCGCCAAGTTGCGTGCCGGATCGCGGATCTCGCCGGCCACGGAGCCGCAGTTCTGCCAGCCGCCGTAGGCGAACATGATCGGCACGAGGGCAGTGAAGAGCAAACCGATCCAGCCGGCGCTCGGGTCGCGGAGCACGCCGAGGTCGAAGCGGCTCGCCGGCGTGTCGGGGCCGAAGAATGCCAGCGCCAGGAGTGCCACGATCCCGGCCAGCTTGAGCGCCATCAAGGTGTTGTTTACCTGCTTGCCGGCGCGGATGCCGACGACGTTCACCGCGGTCAGGAACACGAGGACGGTGGCGGCGAGCAGGCGCACACCGGCGGCTCCGAGGTGGACGAAGGAGCTGTCCACGTACGAGGCGAAGAGGATCGCCACCGCCGCGATGGCGCCGCCGTTGATGATGAAGAGCAAGGCGATCCCGTAGAGGAAACCGACGGCGGGGTGATAGGCGCGGGCGAGATACAGGTATTGACCACCCACGTGCGGCAGGCGCGAGGCCAGCTCGGCGTAAGCGAAGCC
This window encodes:
- a CDS encoding pyridoxal phosphate-dependent aminotransferase, translating into MHFPEVAYMTWAKTLPKARINLARSGMDPCPASLLRLSARDCVPNHPLPDGGQTLAYYGYAPLLEALGKRYSVGVDRVLALPGGTSLANFVACAAAIADAGPHPEVIVERPTYEQLRRIPETLDCRIRRLERRYQDGWGIDLELFARLVNRRTRLAIVSNLHNPSGMRIEPAVLRSMARLLGRVGAFLLVDEVYLECLFGREAASSVHAGSNVLVTNSLTKAYGLDGLRAGWILGPKPLIHRAGKIYDLMGVNAVVPGERLALAAFRNLEAIRRHTRKRMAANREGVRRFLAMEPRLQAHLPPGGNIFFARLPRHLDGDRFAKHLLRRYSTLVAPGSFFESPRCVRVGFSSAPRRLARGLENLSRALDDLAGR
- a CDS encoding amino acid permease, whose product is MSLGANHERTTGTGVEFRRELGLVDATVVVAGAIIGVGIFANPSNVARIVGDPTLMIVAWAAGGLLALLGGFAYAELASRLPHVGGQYLYLARAYHPAVGFLYGIALLFIINGGAIAAVAILFASYVDSSFVHLGAAGVRLLAATVLVFLTAVNVVGIRAGKQVNNTLMALKLAGIVALLALAFFGPDTPASRFDLGVLRDPSAGWIGLLFTALVPIMFAYGGWQNCGSVAGEIRDPARNLARANVLGVILVVALYVALNLAYLRVLAPEQIAASPAVAFEMARTIAGAAGGRLVAALILASSLGFLSVIVLTAPRLYYAMARDGLFLQRAAGLHPRFRTPAFTLWFQAAVSIALLATNTYDELLSFVVFADWLFFGLTVGALFRLRRRDPSPPGLVAMPGHPVTTLLFLLAAAGIVVNSFFAYTLQSLVGSAILAAAGGGYALVARQRRRHRTREAV